From a region of the uncultured Desulfatiglans sp. genome:
- the nadC gene encoding putative nicotinate-nucleotide pyrophosphorylase (carboxylating) (Evidence 3 : Putative function from multiple computational evidences), translating to MNPLRLEKILRDALEEDLGWGDITTEAIVPLEAEARAVIVSREEGVIAGLEVAEAVFRILDASMLVDPLVPEGSAISKEAPLCNIRGRARAILSGERVALNLMQRMSGIATAARSMAMIAEPHHVKVTDTRKTTPGLRMLEKYAVRVGGGYNHRMALDDAVLIKDNHLVAAGGVSEAVRRARRRVGPLVKIEVETESLAQVEEALRAGADVIMLDNMEPDRMREAVKLIGGRALVEASGRIRLENIHQVVTTGIDFLSMGWLTHSAPPLDLSLEFLPGDRLP from the coding sequence ATGAATCCGTTGCGTCTGGAAAAGATCCTCAGGGATGCCCTGGAAGAAGACCTGGGGTGGGGCGATATCACGACGGAGGCCATCGTCCCCCTCGAGGCAGAGGCGCGCGCGGTCATCGTCAGCCGCGAGGAAGGCGTCATCGCAGGTCTGGAGGTGGCCGAAGCCGTCTTTCGGATCCTCGATGCGTCGATGCTCGTGGACCCCCTGGTGCCGGAGGGCAGCGCCATCTCCAAGGAGGCTCCGCTCTGCAACATCCGGGGACGGGCCCGGGCCATTCTTTCCGGAGAACGCGTGGCCCTCAATCTGATGCAGCGCATGTCCGGCATCGCCACGGCCGCGCGCAGCATGGCGATGATAGCCGAACCTCACCACGTCAAAGTCACCGACACCCGCAAGACCACCCCCGGTCTGCGGATGCTTGAAAAATACGCCGTACGGGTCGGAGGCGGGTACAACCATCGCATGGCCCTGGACGACGCGGTCCTGATCAAGGACAACCACCTCGTCGCGGCCGGGGGCGTTTCGGAAGCGGTTCGAAGGGCGCGAAGGCGGGTCGGGCCGCTGGTCAAGATCGAAGTGGAAACGGAGTCGCTCGCGCAGGTTGAAGAAGCCCTGCGTGCCGGCGCGGACGTCATCATGCTGGACAACATGGAGCCGGACCGCATGCGCGAGGCGGTCAAGCTGATCGGCGGGCGGGCCCTGGTGGAGGCCTCGGGCCGGATCAGACTCGAAAACATCCATCAGGTCGTCACGACAGGGATCGATTTTCTGTCCATGGGGTGGCTCACCCACTCGGCGCCCCCTCTGGATTTGAGCCTCGAATTTCTTCCTGGAGACAGGCTGCCATGA
- a CDS encoding hypothetical protein (Evidence 5 : Unknown function), producing MISRYEPLSHPEMRIFANTEEIERLHGGNLQVAAQANVQTDAEMGQKDHFRMGTFIFGDRPAVVNCKKNGGASPAFR from the coding sequence ATGATTTCCCGGTACGAGCCCCTTTCCCATCCGGAAATGAGAATTTTTGCCAATACCGAGGAAATCGAACGTTTGCACGGAGGCAACCTCCAGGTCGCCGCACAAGCAAACGTGCAGACCGACGCCGAGATGGGCCAAAAAGATCATTTCCGGATGGGAACTTTTATTTTCGGGGATCGGCCCGCTGTGGTCAACTGCAAAAAAAACGGAGGCGCTTCGCCCGCCTTTCGTTGA